From the Helianthus annuus cultivar XRQ/B chromosome 17, HanXRQr2.0-SUNRISE, whole genome shotgun sequence genome, the window cagcaaccttaccagactcttgcaacctccttttttggttcaactccctttcataggtcaggagtctaccatggagttgggtcagggtcagatctttgaattcagctgaattcctggtgacaaaagcaatggtgtcccattttctggcaatgatctaaggaacctgctattttgggttgcatttggaaatgtaaccttaacaagccttagttcactgatgagacaattgaaacgttcaaattgttgggttagtgattcccctttgatgtgacaaaacgtttcatactgctgattcagtatttccctattgttttcgataacctcctctgttcctccgaactgttccttcaatgcatcccacaattcttttgcactgtcacaatgtaacagtccaacATAGATTTTGTTGGGGAGtacagaggctatgatgctaaacgctttggcatccagttcaaacttctgaaaatctaattcagtgtaattttcagttggtttaggaacagattttttggcgtcctctgcgcttggcaccataggaacatgaggaccgaaaacgacagacctccaacatccagtgttttgcTGAGTGAGGATGTGacgcatccttcgctcccagatgttgtactcatttcttttcagcataggtggtttaaacaaagagccgatgttgtttttatcatcttgagattgcgacatctttccggttgttttacaggtactgattaatcaactttatcggtgattaaaccttactctgtttttcaacacaacgaacaaacgatcagtatcaacaatttcgagctgaactatttagctgaactatttacgtcaaaatgattgttagatcaaatttgactgtccaagctctgataccaattgttaggatctgagtttagattgattgtgatttgtgtttgaattaagatggacaaatgaaagagtaatgcagcggaatttaatggaaccaaacttttcacaatcaaacagaagaaatgctatcaatcatacattttcaaacactgaatcaaatgattaaatttatttttaaactctgattacaatgtgtgtatgatatgcaaactccccctcagcctgagctcagtgtttgttcgtgcagaaagaagatggtgaatgagctaaacagaacagtacagagtactgttctatttataggcacttgcaaaccactgagcatcaaacctgacgtcaccatgaaagtgacatctaacctcctaacaaactctaacctctgatctatacaaaccctgctatgctaactactgatattacattacaatgcataaaccaaatataaactgctgctgcatccttccactgctgtaaacccagcagtacttgtcatgatcggcagtgcttgaaccaaggcagtagattgagcagcagagctttagttcttctatcagactttgtcttggtcagcagTTGTAAGTCAGCAGATtgtatgatcagcagataggaggtcagcagatgttgaaaccactttcaatggagagacttgcaaccaaacatctgcttattctgaatctactgctgtgatccagttttggcttttattatctgttcctttggtagggttcaatcccaacataccacaacctctttagagcatattaacttaggaaacctgtgtaggactcttacggttacccgttacgccatttacgcatacggttcggtttatgtaactagtttacataaactagccgaaacgggtcaaaccttatcgtttttacctcaaaatccagaatgtgtttatattacccatataaaacaagtcttcaaacttgttgggtccaaatcacattccattcccggttttcgcctttcacgcgattaaaccgtaattatcctttgaaactgatcggtctaagctaaggctaaattaaagacccgttaggattctaataggttgttataaaccttcgttccagaataggagaccagtaaaagatacttgcatttgtttgttgaggttattacttgctcaggtaaatacttttaacttattttccgttatacgggcttgggttacggtatataaaataccgcttggtcgggcaattgaccctaactcattagtagttgggtattatcaatgtgacccgtttaaaaattggttttgttggctttacgcctttgggagcttattgaccatgtcccggatatccttgacagcattttacgaaatggccacgaccttgacacgcgagtgtaggcgtacacccgacaatgtgtccataattataaaggtataaccattggttttcccgccacggttttatgctatgtggtgtgtcaattaaccttaaacccggcacgacccgggcgaccgaacgcatagtgaacatgtaattcttttacaagatttgaatgattaattatcccaagttataaagagtttgtgccttatgcattcaaatcaattttattaaaccttttacaaaagtgtcggttgaatgtatttaccagtgtaaactgacgtattttccccaaaaagattaaatgcaagttctacacgaaataggctggccactccttagcatcgatAGAGTCTcacaagcttgggatgccattatctgttgaacattattcctattttattttgatcccctgtggattatttcgactaattgtgatacttggatattacatttaatggttggaatatatctatctttatgcttccgctgtgcatttaaatattgtgtggtttgactatattgttgccaactacgtcacggtaatcccccaccggtgaaacgtgtggaaatcagggtgtgacatccGTCCACGAATCCTATTTTATTCTTTGCGAACAAAAAATTCGTCATTTCCTGAATCCAATCGTTGAAGTTGTTATCCGTGAGACTTTCATTAACCTGCATCTGTTTCGGATAGTCCGAAGGATGCAAATAGAATGGTGAGTTGGCGTCGACCGGATCGGCACCACTGTTGGATGACCCGTCCGCTTTATCTCCGACCATCGGGGTATTGATGATcttaattttgtttttgtttttgtgcCCGCTCTGATACCATGAAAATTTTGGTAATCAAAGCTGCTTAATTTTCATTCATGCTTCTGAAcgatgataaaaaaaataaatacaaaacagTCCAGAGGAACTAAAACTAAACAAACAGAAGCTAAAAATAATagataaacataaaaaaataagaGATAGAGACAACATCAATAATCTCGATATCCAACATTTTTGCTCATTAATAATGATTTGGTAAATAAGTATGATTTCTTTAAGCAAAGAATGGACACGCGAGGATATTTAGGTTTCACCTCAATTCAAAAGGTCACATCCGCCTTACGCATATTATCATACGGAAACAcgtacgacatcaacgacgagtactTGAAGATGGTGGAGAAAACAACCCGAGATTGCTTGGAACATTTTTGTTATGGTATTTTTtattgacttttatttatttacttttatatatttattttttagtagCTTACTAGTAAaactttatatattaaattatattttaggtatatgccagttatatggaaaacgttatttgagaaatcccacttggaacgaccttcaacaaatatatgaggtgcatctagaaaagcatggaatacccggcatgattggtagcttggattgtcgtcaatggcgttggtataattgtccaaccgcatggcgaggtcaacatacacggggtgataaaaaagggccaactttggtattacaagttgttgcgtcatacgacctttgggtttggtcggccttCTTTGGTGTAGCCGGGTGTTTTAACGATATTAATACGTTAGAGGCTTCACCATTATTAGAGAGCTACATTTCTGGAACTATACCTACGCCCTGCTTGAAGTATgctcatataatgtatatatgtttgggcgctcggggggcaaaagtgaaagtgcactaattttaacgttattttactaatatcgtgaaaataacgttaaaagagggggatggttaatcatgcatcatgtggtggcgttgatagccgaaagacaaggggtacatgcactaatcggcgtttgtctcaattgctgagtgttatgtgccttatgtccaaggcttgatgcaaaactactatcgagccggggggtctcattggaagcagcctctcttttcctacggggtagaggtaaggctgtctacatctcaccctcctcagaccctaccttagctttgctattggtgggacatactgagtatgatgatgatgatgatttctgGAACTATACCAAAGGTCGGTTTTCATGCGAACGGGAACGACTACGAGCATGGCTACTATTTGGGCGATGGTATATACCCGGAGTATTCGATTATTGTTAAAACGTTTTCTGAAACGTTCGATGAGAAAAGaaagtattttaaaaaattacaagagtcttcgagaaaggatatcgagaggtgttttggggttctacaGCAACGATGACATTTTATCAGAAATCCTTGTCGCATGTGGCATAAGGATAGAATACGAATAACCATGTATGCTTGCATCATTTTGCATAATATGATCATTGAGGATGATGGAAGAGCGATATGCCAAAACTATATTACGGAAGATTTAGTCGAAGGAACCCAAGCAACAATGGAAGAGAGACTCGCAAATGCTCAACTATTGCGATCTAAGGAAATACATAACACGTTGAAGGCGGATTTGGTTGAGCATGCTTGGGCGATTCGCCCAATTCGATACAACAGTGACGACGAAGAAGATTCCAAGGAAGAAGAGGTTGAGGAATTCGAAGACGGGAACTTTGAAGACGTAGGTTTGGATGCTGGagaaaacgaagaggaagaaggagaTAACGAAAATGAAGCCGaagaataaatatatttttttaggtgtaacgttttttttctttaacgtttttttttttttttgtttttaatgtattgttttttatttaatgcaatgatttttaattttataaaacttagaaattaattaaaaattgaaaattaaattaattgagtaatgatgacaaaggggctttatgactacggcctcaactTGCATAACGCCCTATAAAGCCCCttggtgacgtggcatgccacatgtcgcataacgcccctaaAAGGGCCTTATGACTACGGATGGTCTAAGGGTGAACGGGGAAGCGGGGTGGTTGTTTGTCGCGCAGTGAATGTGGCGCCAACAATCAAATGCCGCATGGTGAAGAAGATTTGCGGGGACTTGTTACCGCATGCggggaagaggaggaagaagggGTAGTGGTGGGCCCCACTCTATTTCGACCAATCatgcatttttttattttaaaaatgttTGGGTGAAACCACCTCTTATCTTTTTTGGGTAAGAATGGTGTATGAGAGAGAAATTGACATATCACATTATGATTAGGTGAGTgaaaatttccccccatcccaTGAGAGGTCCCTAATGGGTGGTGATGCGAGACAATCCTTCACCTAAAAAGTATTTTGAATTTACTATAGGTAAATATACAATAATGTAGATAATTTCGTTACTCAAAAAGACGTAatattagtttattttttttttttttgaacagcaaaaccactttatatatatatataaagagccagcaagaaGCTGAAGAACACAAAACACAAGACCGAGGACCAGAAAAAGAAACAGTTACAACAAACTTGACACattaaacagaaaaagaaacgTAATATTAGTTTATTAAACCCAACTACTCACCAACTTACTATTTTAGCAAGATCAGTAAATCACCATACCAATTTATCACTTATGTTTTTTTCTTTCCAACAACATTCTAAGTGATCACAATTAACAAACTCCATTAGTTATGTCAGAACACTCCTTTGATGACTTGTTGGCTGGAAACGAAATCAACTAGAAATCACATAAACTCAAGCTTCAATTTTTCTCTACACTCATCTTCCTCTACATACGTCACAGGTTCCCCTAATTCGTTGTCTAAAAAAACCCACAAGATTTCTCCACTTGTTAGCTTTATGCCTTTAGTTTATATCTACTATAGAACAAAGTGcgctcgttatttaaatcatacTTGAAATAAACGAAATTCATATGAATTTGAACAAGTGGCGCTAATTAGAATCCGAACCTTTCATTCGACCATTAACCTGAATCTGAATTTACAATTTTAAACCGAACCGACCCAAAATTTCAAATTCCCCAGTATTAATTTTACAACCAAATGAACAGTAATTTATGTAGATGAACACAATAAACAATAACATTCTTAAGGGATTAGCAAATAGTATCGGGTATCagtaccggtatcaaatttatcaaaccgAGTATATTTTTGGTTCTGaatcggtaccgacttttgacattttccgTATCGGTTCGGCATCGGTATTCaacggtttttaccctcaaatgcCAGTACCGTACCATACCATaacaggtatattcggtaccggtacccacttttggggattttcggtaacggtatttcgggtaccggttggtaccgagctaaTCAAATCCTATAGCCACATAGCAATGCAAGTAactgcaccgtttagattacttttcatacacactgTAAGTAAACtatatttcgtttgaatgaggttttatatacaaaacaacttattttgttttctttttttgtcttttttttcggtaccggttggtaccgagctcatcaaatcctctagcaacgtagcaatgcaagtaattgcaccgtttagattacttttcatacacactaTAAGTAAACtatatttcgtttgaatgaggttttatatacaaaatagcttattttgttttctttttttctataatgaatgaattgtagcatgtaaaattaacttggatatctAGATTATTGATGGGCAAATcatatcaaatcctgtaatcaaaccggtatcgtatcggtaccaaatttactataccaatcattttcggtaccaatttggtacccaccttttggcgttttcagaatcgttacttttgGTTCGATACCGGTCTAGAACCATACCTGTATttaccgatttttaccttcaaatatcaTACTGTATGGTACTTAGCCATTTTCGGTGcaggtacctaatttcgatgattttttggatcggtactttcggtgccattaccagtaccgagctcatccatattttaatgtgttagcaccgtaataactaaaCTTAAAagaaccgaatttccaacgtgtaggacgtgtgagtcctattattatatatcagattatttaaaatcgttttttaggAAGAAGTGACTATCGttaccacgtcatttttatttatgttttgatatttggTATCTACTTGCCGTTGCCGAAACGCGTTTTACAACATtaggtccccgccgcaacgcgaggACGGAAAATCTACTAGTTTAAAATAACATATCTTTTCATAGAAACACTACTAGGGATAAGCACGGTATCCgtgttcggtaccggtaccgaaaaacaaCAAAAGTGGGTACCAGTAATTACCggtgttttacccgtaaataccagtaccgtaccgataccgaaaaacAGAGAAAAtggataccggtaccgaatatacccggtatgGTTCCATACCGATTCGGTACCGGTGATCCCTTATGGACACACTACTACGTTAATTTTGTGTTTTGGGCCTTGATAAAGTGGATATATTTCACATCTGGGCTTCAATTGTTTTAACTCAAGTGCTAAAAGCAATCCCTTTTATTTACTCCTTGCCCTAAATTTTCGATACCCAATTTCCCTTACTTTTTACCCCATATTTTCAATCGCCAGTTCGCCCTTTATGTAACCCACCCTACACCTTTCTGTTTTCGAATCCAGCTGCCACAATATGGAATCGGATGGTGTGAGCAACGTGTCGGACACTGCAAGCGACGACTCGGGCAACCAGTCGGACTGTGCAAGCAATCAACCCGGTAATTTTTCATCTGCTTTTCAACATTTAAGTTTCAATGGtatcggtttggtttggtttggtttaggTTGACACTCAATCCAGCAACCGAAAGAGAAAACTCAACCAGTAATATGCCTAAATGGATATCGATATGTGTTTTACTTTAATTGAAAACAATGAAATATGAATATTGGTAATCTTTGGATAGTACCGATGTTGGTTGGACCGGATCCGTTCGGTTCGTCACGCTAAAAAACAAAAAATCCATTATATTTGACGCATTCTATTTTCAGCAAAACTTTTATTGAACATTAGGGgcatgtttggcttagcttattttCAACTTTTGCAAAAGGACTTTTGCTCAAAATAAGAAATCCTGACTTTTGACAAATCCAAAGGACTTTTGCCCTTCAAAAAAGTCATTTTGCCCTTCAAAAGTCCTTTTACACTCAAAATAAggaaccccaaacaccctctagaacatagataaaaataagtGGTACGTGTATTCGGAATTggataaaaataaagttttctcAAGTAGTTTGTGGGAGAATTTCTTTTTTCCTAAGGGGACCTGGGGCGCTCCGTTGTCACCCCTTCATGCGTTTTGGATAGTGAAACACCGTCGCCACCAGTTTTGTTCACGTGTGGATTAGATGACGCGTGGCCATCATCACGCGTTGAATTTCAATTTTTTACCGTTGAAAATTGAAAAacagaaaactgttttttttttttttttataaaacataaagctgttttttgaattttataaaacagaaaactgtttttttaacGACCAACCTGATGACGAACCCGATCAAGATGATACACCCACAAGGCCGTGCCGCAAGAAAAGTGGTGATTCGTCAAGTAGAGGAAAGGAAGCGGTGGCGGAGTCCATCACCGAATGGACAGAGGCTAAATTGGTGGAAATGGCCAAATCCGAAGAAAGAAGAGAAAAACGTGTGGCGGCAAAACTTAAACGCGAGGAGGCGTATATTAGACACTTGACCGAAATCGAAAAAAATGgtgatttaaaaatcttgttaCAACCGCACAACAATATCGACGAACCGTTTAAGTCGATCGTACTTCAATGCAAACGCGAGATATGTGAAAAGTGGGGTTGGGAGATGCcgtagattttttaggtttttttaatttgcaatgtttagttttttttagtttgtaatttaggatttatttaaatgaaatttataatttataattttattgttttattgttaatttatattttaaaaatgaaaaaaccatcactagtgatgggcaCCCCTagtaaaatccatcactagtgatggaatgaAGCTCGATGATGTGgcagaacttgattggatgttgtgagtgatggaattctatcactagtggcGCGCCCCTACCCCCTAAATTGTATATATATTAAACTAGGTTGTTCCCACCCGCGCAAACTTTTTTGGAAAGGCAAAATAATCATAGTAATTAAAAGTCTAGTTTATTTGAAACTATATATAAAAAGATGAAACCTGTAAAAAAATCATGACGTCACAACGAAAATTCGTTTAAAATTTAACGCAATAACTTTTTTAAAATTCGGGGGTTGTAATGTAATGCGGGTTTAAAAGAGTAAAAATAACTTTATTAAAGTTCATGGGACGtgtgataaatttattaaaactCAGAGGGTAAGAatataaatttgtttaaaaaacttaacaaaatttgaaatggttaaagTGTATACTTTCAATATAAAAATCAGTatcaatatttttattattaataagcAAATTTAGTAAACCCCTTAAAAGTGTTAAAACATAACGTGTATACTTTCAATATAAAAATCGAAAGATATAGAAAGTTAgcataataaaaaaaacatttcacacatttaaaatatcaaaaaaatataaaagttgaAGGAACTCTGTTAATGAtttattaaaagataattatttgtataaaaAAGTATTAATAAAAATTGTAAGATTGAAAGAGAagatgccatgtggcattatttggaCTCTTTCATTAGAATTTAGATAGATATCATGttcatctcttttttttttttaagttatagaATTCGTTTTAACAAAAATTTCTTTAGTTAAGTTATGGCTAATCCTTTTAAGAATTTGTAAAACTTGTAATTATTTTTACCACATTATTTCAAAATTTTGTCTATCAATGCTTTACGTTTAATGTAAAAATTTAAATGCTTTAACAGTTTTTCACACCTTGGATACTTATTTTATGCCTTTCAATATTTCTCACCATCAATCGAATTTCGTTTACAGATCACGGCATCGCTGAAACTTCACTAATGCATCTCTCAAGTGATAGTGCATTCATGTGTTTAGCGATGATGCAGTTGCAACTGTTATTCGATGATGAGTTTGACGAAATGTGTTTAGATTTTATGAAACTGTTATCACAAGATGAGAAAGACGAAGAGGGGTCAAGTTCTAGCCGTCAGGAACGGAAACGCAAGTTTATAGATATGGGTCGTAAAGATGGAGACATACGTCTTTGGAATGACTATTTTGGTCCGGATCCGAATTTTGACGGTGATTCGTTTAGACAACGGTTTCGGATGAGCAGACAACTGTTCAATCGAATTTTTGAAGGTATTTCAAACCATTCTGCGTACTTTAAACAAAGATATGATGGGTTGGATAAAAAAGGTGTTTCCCCGTTACAAAAATGCATATGTGCTATACGTCAGTTGGCATCTGGCACGTTAGGTGATCAAATCGATGAATACATACGAATTGGTGAAAGGACTGCAAATGATTGTCTACAAAATTTTTGTAGAAGTGTTATTGAAGTTTTTTCAGAACAATATTTAAGAAAGCCAAACCCTAGTGATATCAAACGGTTACTAGAAAGACATTTGACCAAACACGGGTTTCCTGGAATGTTGGGAAGCATTGGTTGTATGCATTGTACTTGGAAAAATTACACAGGCCATACACAAGGCGAACATGGATATCCAACAATTATGCTAGAGGTAGTTGCATCACAAGATCTTTGGATTTGGCATTCTTATTTCGGCATAAAGGGATGTGACAATGATACTAACGTGTTAAATCAATCGATAGTATTCAATTATGTTTTACATGGTAGCGTGCCTTTATATCATTTTACAGCAAATGGTAAAGAATACACACGAGCATACTACCTTGCAGATAACGTATATCCTGAATGTGCTACACTAGTAAAAAGTTTTACGCATCCACAAGACCCAAAGAGTATAAAGTTCGCACAAAAACATGAGTCTGCAAGAAAGGATGTTGATAGAGCTTTCGAAGTACTCCAAGCTCGATGGGCAATTGTACGAGGTTCAGCAAAAGTTTGGAGTGTGAAAGTAATAAGCGATATAATGCTTGCATGCATTATAATACATAATATGATTGTAGAGGATGAAGGACCTTCCATAATAGATTGGTCgagtggtgatgatgatggcgacgaggatgatgaggaagatgaagatcCACCAAATTATGTACGGGGAGCCACAATTGAATTTGAACATTACCTTAAAAGGTTTGATGATCTACGCGATAAGTCAATTTATCATCAACTTCAACATGATTTGGTGGAACATGTTTGGAATCTTGAAGGGTGATTGTATTTATGTTTTGTAGTAGTTAAATCTATGTAATGTTTAGTTGTGTTTTTATCAAGTTTatagttttaatttttaatgtttaAAACTATGCAATGCTTAATTTTCTCCCTAAACTTTTAAAATCCAAACACTCATTATATAACATCTAAATATATTTAATCATATTTTCTTAATGTGAAATATGTAAATGTAGCTAGATGTAACTCAAGTACATAGGTCATTATAACTCAAATACACCAGATGCATCAATTGCAAAAAGAAATAAAAAGTACAAACATGGAGGTCGAAACATGTATACATTTTATCTTTTGAGGTCTTGTGTTGACCCATATTATAGAACGAAGAACTGAGCAAAAAGTAACTAAACCCTAATTTCTAAATCTAACCCAAATAATCAAACCAAATCaaaccaaaaaataaaaacaaaatgcaAGATAAAAAATCAAAATCAGAGAAAACATTTTAGAATAATTAGGGTCCATGTGAGTCTTGCCCTTCATCATCACCACACTTTTGTTTATCTTAGAAGATGGTTCCATCATCTTCATCGATCTCGCAAACCAAAAAGAACCCAGATGAACCAGTGTCATCATCATTGGTTCAAGCAACAGTAACTCGACACAGTAACATTGAAACAAACCAAAAAATCAAGAATTTCAAGAACCATCATCATCAAACAAACTTAAACTGGCGGCCACACAGAGGCTGCCACCAAGGTTTACATCCAAGAACAACGTCGATTATACTTCATCGAGTATAACACaagggagagagaaagagaaagaatgCCGCACAGGTTCACCGCCACCATAGACAGCCGGAAAGTTGTCGACAACAGAgagttgtttctctctctagaaacctCGTTCTCTGTCTACAAAATCAGACCTTAGTAGGTCCGTAAATGATCGTTTGTCGGAAAAAAGACACAGAAGAACACACAGGTGCGTAGCCGTCAAGACAACACCCATCTCGctttgtttctctctctagaaacccCATCGATATTCCTCTCTCTACAAAACGCGTAAGGTCCGTAAATGGTCAGGCAACAACTCGTCGGAAAATGTATGCAATTGAGGGTGAAAGGGGTGCACCCCTTCATGAGATGGGGTAAAATTTCCACTCACCCACAATAACACCGGTACACATTCGAGATCCTCCAGTCGAGTCTGCTCTCGATGACAGTGTGTTAAACGAGCTTATGGATGAAGATACACATTGGAGACTAAAACatgatctcgttgagcatctcggaagaATAGATTTACCCCACCTATTGGTGGAATCCGACGAAGAGTAGTAATTTTAGTTAGTTTAATCTAGTTTATTTTAAGTATTTTTAATTAatgttatgttttttattttatttttaatttaatgtaatgtttttttaatttattgtaCTTTTATTAATTAagtagtttaaaaaaaatagtggTGACCATCCCTTATGTTTTTTGGGCAAGAGGGGTGTAAGAGAGGGGAATTGGCATGGCACCTAATGATTGGGTGAGTGGAAATTTTACCCCATCTCATGAAGGGGTGCACCCCTTTCACCCTCAATTGCATACATTTTCCGACGAGTTGTTGCCTGACCATTTACGGACCTTACATGTTTTGTAGAGAGAGGAACATCGATAgggtttctagagagagaaacaaagCGAGATGGGTGTTGTCTTGATGTTCTCGACGGCTATGCACCTGTGTGTTCTTCTGTGTCTTTTTTCCGACAAACGATCATTTACGGACCTACTAAGGTCTGATTTTGTAGACAGAGAACGaggtttctagagagagaaacaactcTCTGTTGTCGACAACTTTCCGGCTGTCTATGGTGGCGGTGAACCTGTGCGGcattctttctctttctctctcccttGTGTTATACTCGATGAAGTATAATCGATGTTGTTCTTGGATGTAAACCTTGGTGGCAGCCTCTGTGTGGCCGCCAGTTTAAGTTTGTTTGATGATGATGGTTCTTGAAATTCTTGATTTTTTGGTTTG encodes:
- the LOC110921547 gene encoding putative nuclease HARBI1; this translates as MESDGVSNVSDTASDDSGNQSDCASNQPDHGIAETSLMHLSSDSAFMCLAMMQLQLLFDDEFDEMCLDFMKLLSQDEKDEEGSSSSRQERKRKFIDMGRKDGDIRLWNDYFGPDPNFDGDSFRQRFRMSRQLFNRIFEGISNHSAYFKQRYDGLDKKGVSPLQKCICAIRQLASGTLGDQIDEYIRIGERTANDCLQNFCRSVIEVFSEQYLRKPNPSDIKRLLERHLTKHGFPGMLGSIGCMHCTWKNYTGHTQGEHGYPTIMLEVVASQDLWIWHSYFGIKGCDNDTNVLNQSIVFNYVLHGSVPLYHFTANGKEYTRAYYLADNVYPECATLVKSFTHPQDPKSIKFAQKHESARKDVDRAFEVLQARWAIVRGSAKVWSVKVISDIMLACIIIHNMIVEDEGPSIIDWSSGDDDGDEDDEEDEDPPNYVRGATIEFEHYLKRFDDLRDKSIYHQLQHDLVEHVWNLEG